A region of Pan troglodytes isolate AG18354 chromosome 23, NHGRI_mPanTro3-v2.0_pri, whole genome shotgun sequence DNA encodes the following proteins:
- the PHETA2 gene encoding sesquipedalian-2 translates to MKLNERSVAHYALSDSPADHMGFLRTWGGPGTPPTPSGTGRRCWFVLKGNLLFSFESREGRAPLSLVVLEGCTVELAEAPVPEEFAFAICFDAPGVRPHLLAAEGPAAQEAWVKVLSRASFGYMRLVVRELESQLQDARQSLALQRRSSRKSVASRCKPQAPNHGAAGLENGHCLSKDSSPVGLVEEAASRSAGWGLAEWELQGPASLLLGRGQSPVSPETSCFSTLHHWYGQEIVELRQCWQKRAQGSHSKCEEQDRP, encoded by the coding sequence ATGAAGCTGAACGAGAGGAGCGTAGCCCACTATGCACTCAGCGACTCCCCAGCGGACCACATGGGCTTCCTGCGCACCTGGGGGGGCCCAGGGACCCCACCAACCCCCAGTGGCACTGGCCGAAGATGCTGGTTTGTCCTCAAGGGCAACCTGCTATTCTCCTTTGAGAGTCGCGAGGGCCGGGCCCCACTGAGCCTGGTGGTGCTGGAAGGCTGCACAGTGGAACTGGCCGAGGCTCCCGTGCCCGAGGAGTTTGCCTTTGCCATCTGCTTTGATGCCCCTGGAGTGCGCCCACACCTGCTGGCCGCAGAAGGGCCGGCGGCCCAGGAGGCTTGGGTGAAGGTGCTGTCCCGGGCAAGCTTTGGCTACATGCGCCTGGTGGTCCGCGAGTTGGAGAGCCAGTTGCAGGACGCACGCCAGAGCCTGGCTTTGCAACGCCGCTCATCCCGGAAGTCTGTTGCCAGCCGCTGTAAGCCCCAGGCTCCTAACCACGGAGCTGCGGGCCTGGAGAATGGCCACTGCCTATCCAAGGACAGCAGCCCTGTGGGCTTGGTTGAAGAAGCGGCCAGCAGGTCTGCAGGGTGGGGGTTGGCTGAGTGGGAGCTGCAGGGCCCTGCCAGCCTCCTCCTAGGCAGGGGGCAGAGCCCTGTGTCCCCTGAGACCTCCTGCTTCTCTACCCTGCATCACTGGTATGGCCAGGAGATCGTGGAGCTGCGGCAGTGTTGGCAGAAGAGGGCCCAGGGGAGCCACTCAAAATGTGAGGAACAGGATAGGCCCTAA